A single Cellulomonas sp. SLBN-39 DNA region contains:
- a CDS encoding carboxymuconolactone decarboxylase family protein, producing MSTGAGFLAPAEPDAAAEELFDDDVAERGFVMNVSRLWAYDATALDRIFAVARRVAGAAGLSIRHRLLVVLATSAARGSTYCPLAWGSRFPDELPGPTAAAVVRGDVAPPGLDAAETALVHWVRAVATGPTTTTSADVAGLRAAGWTDGQVFAVTVFAALRVAFASVNDALGALPDDELAAVTPPDLVAALPPVVRR from the coding sequence CGGGCTTCCTCGCACCGGCGGAGCCGGACGCCGCGGCCGAGGAGCTGTTCGACGACGACGTCGCCGAGCGCGGGTTCGTCATGAACGTCTCGCGGCTGTGGGCGTACGACGCGACCGCCCTCGACAGGATCTTCGCGGTCGCGCGCCGTGTGGCCGGGGCCGCGGGCCTGAGCATCCGGCACCGGCTGCTCGTGGTGCTGGCCACGTCCGCCGCCCGCGGCAGCACGTACTGCCCGCTCGCGTGGGGCTCCCGGTTCCCCGACGAGCTGCCGGGCCCCACCGCTGCCGCGGTCGTGCGCGGCGACGTCGCGCCGCCCGGCCTCGACGCGGCCGAGACCGCGCTCGTGCACTGGGTGCGCGCCGTCGCGACAGGCCCGACGACGACCACGTCCGCCGACGTCGCCGGGCTGCGCGCGGCGGGGTGGACCGACGGACAGGTGTTCGCGGTCACGGTCTTCGCGGCCCTGCGCGTGGCCTTCGCGAGTGTCAACGACGCCCTCGGGGCGCTGCCGGACGACGAGCTCGCCGCGGTGACGCCCCCAGACCTCGTGGCCGCGTTGCCTCCGGTCGTGCGGCGCTGA